The Vicia villosa cultivar HV-30 ecotype Madison, WI linkage group LG1, Vvil1.0, whole genome shotgun sequence genome includes a region encoding these proteins:
- the LOC131596633 gene encoding protein FAR1-RELATED SEQUENCE 5-like gives MDGGDVIGHGVMQVNSEAHDGIFHENGRVNDDGELDFVSDGCLDNVEYDNRVVDEDSEFEEVEYYDEDAEEDNEFYGCEYDDEDGDDDGELDGDDYDDEIGSGYVSGHEYWNTDSNGGGISGEGSEWGSDRLNESISSDQLPDESFVVDEFDDIANMDMFNLQCDDVSKLQFGSLEIAYTWYCWFAKMNGFAVRKGQVIKKKSGDVTQQTFLCNLAGFRQNKVDNRKRGPRHETRCGCEAKFRVHIDIISHRWYVTVFTFEHNHAMLKEKHCRLLAGNRKLSKSDKMQIKNFGNAGIKVTQMIGSFANAAGGYDKVGFLKKDVHNQIARQRKEMSSDAKGAVRYLIDLRVIDPLMLVAHTVGADGTLQNLFWSDGESQKNYELFGDVLAFDATYKKNKYRCPFVVFSGVNHHNQTIIFATAIVSNEVEGTYVWLLEQFLVAMKGKTPLSVITDGDVAMRNAIRKVFPNSYHRLCAWHLLRNAISNISNPNFIPVFKKLMLGDHDVWKFESLWNEMLDRFGLEDNNWINELYQKRKMWATAHIRGNFFAGIRTTSRCEAFHSHMGQFVHSRMNMTDFVKQFHRCVAYFRFREVQADFESQYGQAVLHTNLRALERSASKHWTKEIFEMVRSVMKKVTLTSVLDIQDMASVTIYAVTKYRDEGHGWRVSHCPSNNDFRCSCLRMESIGIPCEHIVAVMVYLNIVEFPENLVLNRWSLYAKESISGSYEDGSHYWDSHLVARHATLVNLSKEVADLSYMDVDDYKKYLEYLTNELCRLKSKYNNEDVPDNIHVEEELVNILNPSCSRSKGCGPGTVGTSERPRRTQTCGICGAAGHNRRCCPTLGADGEPPADSSLQSASVRLSNDYGFSV, from the exons ATGGATGGTGGTGACGTTATTGGCCATGGAGTAATGCAAGTTAACTCT gaaGCACACGATGGGATTTTTCATGAGAATGGTCGTGTTAACGATGACGGTGAACTGGATTTTGTTAGTGATGGATGCTTGGATAATGTTGAATATGACAACAGAgttgttgatgaagattctgagtttgaaGAAGTTGAATACTATGATGAAGATGCGGAAGAAGATAATGAATTTTACGGATGTGAATACGAtgatgaagatggagatgatgatggcGAATTAGATGGTGATGATTATGATGACGAGATAGGTTCCGGTTATGTTAGTGGACACGAATATTGGAATACAGATTCAAACGGCGGTGGAATTTCTGGGGAAGGATCGGAATGGGGTTCGGACAGATTGAATGAATCGATATCTTCAGATCAACTTCCAGACGAATCATTTGTTGTTGACGAGTTTGACGACATTGCAAATATGGACATGTTTAACTTGCAATGTGATGATGTTTCGAAGCTGCAATTTGGAAGTCTGGAAATAGCTTACACATGGTACTGTTGGTTTGCAAAGATGAACGGTTTTGCAGTCCGTAAAGGtcaagttattaaaaaaaagagtGGAGATGTTACTCAACAAACATTTCTTTGTAACCTTGCAGGATTTAGGCAAAACAAAGTAGATAATCGCAAACGTGGTCCGAGGCACGAAACCCGGTGTGGATGTGAAGCAAAATTTCGGGTTCATATTGATATAATTTCACACCGTTGGTATGTCACAGTTTTTACCTTTGAGCACAATCATGCAATGTTAAAGGAGAAGCACTGCAGGCTGTTGGCAGGTAATAGGAAGCTTAGTAAGTCAGATAAGATGCAAATTAAGAATTTTGGGAATGCCGGAATCAAAGTAACTCAAATGATTGGTTCATTCGCTAATGCTGCCGGGGGGTATGATAAGGTAGGATTTTTGAAGAAGGATGTACATAATCAAATTGCAAGACAAAGGAAAGAGATGTCTTCTGATGCTAAAGGTGCTGTCAGGTATCTTATTGATCTTCGTGTAATAGATCCATTGATGCTTGTTGCACACACGGTGGGTGCGGATGGAACGTTGCAAAACCTATTTTGGAGCGACGGTGAGAGTCAAAAGAATTATGAACTGTTTGGTGATGTGCTTGCTTTTGATGCTACCTACAAGAAAAATAAGTACAGGTGCCCATTTGTTGTTTTTTCTGGTGTTAATCACCATAACCAGACGATTATATTTGCTACTGCCATAGTTTCAAATGAGGTTGAAGGGACATATGTATGGTTGCTGGAGCAGTTTTTGGTTGCAATGAAAGGTAAGACACCTTTATCTGTAATAACGGACGGTGATGTTGCTATGAGAAATGCAATCAGGAAAGTCTTTCCCAACAGTTACCACAGGTTATGTGCATGGCATCTCCTacgaaatgcaatttccaacattagCAATCCCAATTTCATCCctgttttcaaaaaattaatgCTTGGTGATCACGATGTTTGGAAATTTGAGAGTCTGTGGAATGAAATGTTAGATAGGTTTGGGTTAGAAGATAATAATTGGATCAATGAATTGTACCAGAAAAGGAAGATGTGGGCAACAGCTCATATTAGGGGAAATTTCTTTGCAGGAATAAGAACGACATCGCGGTGCGAAGCATTTCATAGTCATATGGGACAGTTTGTACACTCGAGGATGAATATGACTGATTTTGTTAAGCAGTTCCATAGGTGTGTGGCATATTTTCGATTTAGAGAGGTTCAAGCTGATTTTGAATCCCAATATGGACAGGCAGTGTTGCATACCAATCTTAGGGCGCTTGAGAGGTCAGCATCAAAGCACTGGACAAAAGAGATATTTGAAATGGTACGATCTGTTATGAAAAAGGTAACCTTAACATCTGTATTAGATATTCAAGATATGGCATCAGTTACCATTTATGCGGTGACAAAATACAGAGACGAAGGGCATGGATGGCGTGTTTCCCACTGTCCATCGAATAACGATTTCAGATGCTCGTGTCTTAGAATGGAATCCATTGGGATTCCTTGTGAGCACATTGTTGCTGTGATGGTTTATCTTAATATTGTAGAATTTCCTGAGAATCTTGTGCTGAATCGTTGGTCATTATATGCGAAGGAGTCTATTAGTGGAAGTTATGAAGATGGTTCCCACTACTGGGATTCACATTTGGTTGCTAGACACGCTACTTTGGTGAATCTTAGTAAGGAGGTCGCTGACTTGTCATATATGGATGTTGATGAttacaaaaaatatttagaatatcTGACTAATGAACTTTGTAGGCTTAAATCGAAGTACAACAATGAAGATGTTCCAGATAACATACATGTTGAAGAGGAGTTGGTGAATATACTTAACCCTTCAtgttcaagaagcaagggttgtGGACCAGGTACTGTTGGTACATCAGAGAGACCCAGGCGGACACAGACGTGTGGGATATGCGGTGCAGCTGGTCACAACAGAAGATGCTGCCCTACTCTTGGAGCAGATGGAGAGCCTCCTGCAGATAGTTCTTTACAATCAGCATCTGTAAGGTTAAGTAATGACTATGGATTTTCAGTTTGA